Proteins from one Bacilli bacterium genomic window:
- a CDS encoding replication-associated recombination protein A, whose product MDLFSLQESARSPLLAERMRPTTLEEFIGQEHIVGSGKLLRRAIEADQLSSIILYGPPGCGKTTLANIISLRTQSEFIRLNAVDASVKDVRDCIDQAKNNRSLYGKKTILFLDEVHRFNTSRQDALLPAVEKGEIVLIGATTENPFHHVNGALLSRSTLFELHPLTKEHSLIAMRRALADAEKGLGFMRIRADEEALAHIAAMAGGDIRRALNALELAALTTAPDADGAVHITLAVAEESIRKPTVKADESTQYDVFSAFHKSVRGSSDAALFWFLYAVEKLGMDPFVFIRRLTVACSEDIGLANPQAMVQAVSAMQAYEKIGWPEAKYNICQAILFAVESPKSNAVALAIGNAMAAMDGLKRAEVPLHLRDAHYKGAEKLGHRGYLYPHDFPGHYVEQQYLPDPIRHAAFYHATEQGMEEKIKSNQERRRKKRY is encoded by the coding sequence ATGGATCTGTTTTCCCTGCAGGAATCGGCGCGATCGCCGCTGTTGGCGGAGCGGATGAGACCGACCACGCTGGAGGAATTTATCGGACAGGAGCATATCGTCGGATCCGGCAAGCTGCTCAGACGCGCGATTGAAGCCGACCAGCTTTCGTCGATCATCCTATACGGACCTCCGGGCTGCGGCAAAACGACGCTCGCAAACATCATCTCGCTTAGGACCCAATCGGAATTTATCCGCTTGAACGCCGTTGACGCTTCGGTAAAAGACGTTCGCGACTGCATCGACCAGGCGAAAAACAACCGCAGCCTATACGGCAAAAAAACGATCCTGTTTCTTGACGAAGTGCACCGTTTCAATACATCGCGCCAGGACGCCCTGCTGCCCGCAGTGGAAAAAGGCGAGATTGTGCTGATCGGCGCCACCACGGAAAATCCGTTTCATCATGTGAACGGCGCGCTGTTGTCGCGTTCGACCTTGTTTGAGCTTCATCCGTTGACGAAAGAGCATTCCTTGATCGCCATGCGGCGCGCGTTGGCCGATGCGGAAAAAGGATTGGGGTTTATGCGAATTCGTGCGGACGAGGAAGCTTTGGCCCACATCGCCGCAATGGCCGGAGGCGATATCAGGCGCGCCCTGAACGCGTTGGAACTGGCGGCGCTGACGACTGCGCCCGATGCGGACGGCGCCGTGCATATCACGTTGGCGGTGGCGGAGGAGTCGATCCGCAAGCCGACGGTCAAAGCGGACGAGTCGACGCAGTACGACGTATTTTCCGCTTTTCATAAAAGCGTCAGGGGCTCCAGCGATGCCGCATTGTTCTGGTTTTTATACGCTGTGGAAAAACTGGGCATGGACCCGTTCGTGTTTATTCGCCGGCTTACGGTGGCCTGCAGCGAGGATATCGGTTTGGCCAACCCGCAGGCGATGGTGCAGGCGGTCAGCGCGATGCAGGCATATGAGAAAATCGGCTGGCCGGAGGCAAAGTACAACATTTGCCAGGCGATTCTGTTTGCCGTGGAAAGCCCGAAATCGAACGCCGTGGCGCTTGCGATCGGCAATGCGATGGCGGCCATGGACGGGTTGAAGCGGGCGGAAGTGCCGCTGCATCTGCGCGACGCCCACTATAAGGGCGCGGAAAAGCTGGGGCATCGGGGATACTTGTATCCCCACGATTTTCCCGGGCATTATGTCGAGCAGCAGTACCTGCCCGATCCGATCCGCCATGCGGCATTCTATCATGCGACGGAGCAGGGAATGGAAGAAAAAATCAAAAGCAACCAGGAAAGACGAAGAAAGAAGCGGTATTAA
- a CDS encoding metalloregulator ArsR/SmtB family transcription factor codes for MELQQFKAEFFKALAHPLRIKILELLADGDKNVHELQTLIGLEGSQVSQQLSILRHKNIVNGTKFGNRVRYSLRDPMIIDLLSTARQIFNNHLIDTVEMLDRIGREAKHHESAQLADIDAPRKKRKQRINAD; via the coding sequence ATGGAATTGCAACAGTTCAAGGCGGAGTTTTTCAAGGCGCTGGCGCACCCGTTGCGCATTAAGATCTTGGAATTGCTCGCGGATGGAGATAAAAACGTGCATGAACTGCAGACGCTAATCGGCCTGGAAGGCTCGCAAGTGTCGCAGCAACTCAGTATTTTGCGGCACAAAAATATTGTGAACGGGACGAAATTCGGCAACCGCGTCCGATATTCGCTGAGAGACCCGATGATCATCGACCTTTTGTCTACCGCGCGGCAAATCTTTAACAATCATCTGATCGACACGGTGGAAATGTTGGACCGCATTGGAAGGGAAGCCAAGCATCATGAATCCGCCCAACTTGCCGATATCGATGCGCCGCGCAAAAAACGCAAGCAGCGGATCAATGCCGATTAA
- the mnmA gene encoding tRNA 2-thiouridine(34) synthase MnmA, with protein sequence MDKPNSSIRVVVGMSGGVDSSVAALLLKKQGYDVIGIFMKNWDDTDEFGHCTAEDDAEDVRRVCHQIGIPYYTVNFEKQYYDKVFTYFLDEYRKGRTPNPDVMCNRDIKFGEFLQKALDLGADYIATGHYARIDRKDGYFRLLRGVDANKDQSYFLYLLNQRQLAKAMFPLGGLMKPKVREIAREAGLATARKKDSTGICFIGERNFKEFLRRYLPAQPGEMRTYAGEVKGRHDGLMYYTLGQRQGLGIGGSGSGEPWFVAEKDLQNNILYVVQGADHPMLFSTGLTATDVHWIGKKPDGPFACTAKFRYRQPDQQVEVVPQDGGVCRVTFAQPQKAITPGQMVVFFAGEVCLGGGTIDQIQRERS encoded by the coding sequence ATGGACAAACCAAACTCTTCAATACGGGTCGTTGTCGGCATGTCGGGAGGCGTCGACTCGTCCGTTGCGGCGCTCTTGCTGAAAAAGCAAGGTTATGACGTCATCGGCATTTTTATGAAAAATTGGGACGATACCGACGAATTCGGCCACTGCACGGCAGAAGACGATGCGGAAGACGTGCGCAGGGTTTGCCATCAAATCGGCATTCCGTACTATACGGTAAATTTTGAGAAACAGTATTACGATAAAGTTTTCACCTACTTTCTCGACGAATACCGCAAAGGGCGGACCCCAAACCCCGACGTGATGTGCAACCGGGACATCAAGTTCGGCGAATTTCTGCAAAAAGCGCTTGATCTGGGAGCCGATTACATTGCCACCGGCCATTATGCCCGCATCGACCGGAAGGACGGCTACTTTCGTTTGTTGCGCGGCGTGGACGCCAATAAAGACCAAAGCTATTTTCTTTATTTGCTCAACCAGCGCCAATTGGCGAAAGCCATGTTCCCGCTTGGCGGCCTCATGAAGCCCAAAGTGCGGGAAATTGCCCGGGAAGCGGGACTTGCGACCGCCAGAAAAAAAGACAGCACAGGGATATGCTTCATCGGAGAACGGAATTTCAAGGAATTTTTGCGCCGTTATTTGCCGGCGCAACCTGGCGAAATGCGGACCTACGCAGGCGAAGTGAAGGGGCGGCATGACGGCTTGATGTATTACACGCTGGGGCAGCGGCAAGGGCTTGGAATCGGCGGCTCCGGCAGCGGGGAGCCATGGTTCGTGGCGGAAAAAGATTTGCAAAACAACATTTTGTATGTGGTGCAGGGCGCCGACCATCCCATGCTTTTCTCGACGGGTTTGACGGCAACGGATGTGCACTGGATCGGCAAAAAACCGGACGGGCCGTTTGCGTGCACGGCGAAATTCCGTTACCGCCAACCGGATCAACAAGTTGAAGTAGTGCCGCAAGACGGCGGCGTGTGCCGGGTGACATTCGCGCAACCGCAAAAAGCGATTACTCCCGGACAAATGGTTGTCTTTTTTGCCGGAGAAGTGTGCCTGGGCGGCGGCACAATCGACCAAATTCAGCGGGAACGGAGTTGA